The following is a genomic window from Paenibacillus thiaminolyticus.
TTGGCTTACGGCCTGGATCGCGAGCAAATCGTTGAGGCTGTATACCAAGGCTATGCCGATGTTATCGACATTCCGCAATCGAAGGACTCCTGGTCTTACACGGATGAAGTAACGAAGTACGATTTCAATTTGGAAAAAGCGAAGCAGCTTCTCGATGAAGCAGGCTGGACGGTAGGAGCCGACGGCATCCGCGAGAAGGACGGACAGAAGTTCAAGATTACGTTCACCGCTTCTTCTCCGAACCCGGTCAATGACGCGATCATTCCGGTCGCCCAAGCGAACTGGAAAGAGCTCGGCATCGAGCTTACTGCAGAGCAAATGGACTTCAATGCCGTTATCGAAAAACGTAAAAAAGGCGACTTCGACATGATGTTCCTGGCTTGGGGCTTGACTCCGGATCCGCAATCGAGCGAAAATGTGTTCAAGACGGGCGGTTCTCAAAACGACATCGGATATTCGAATCCGAAGCTTGACGAATTGTTCGAAAAGGCCGGCAAGGAAGTTGACGTTGAGAAGCGTAAGCCAATCTTCAAAGAAATCTACCAAGAGCTGAATGAAGACTTGCCTTACATCTACCTGTATCAACGCCGCGACATGTGGGCAACGAACGCACGGATTCAAGGCTTCGATATGTCGCCATACCGCTTCTTTACGTATGATTTGAGCACTATCCAAATTCAATAACGACTTCAAAAGTGCTGCATACCGAATGCTCAGCCATCAGGCTGGGCATTCGGGTTTATTTCATGCTAGGAGGAATAATTATGAAACAATACGCCTTGCGGCGGCTGTTACAGCTGATTCCGACCGTTATCGGCGTGTCGATTCTGCTGTTCGCGGTCTTCGCGATGGCGCCGGGGAACTTCATCGATTCCAACCCGACGCTGTCGAAGGAGCGCGCAGCCGAGCTCAAAGCGATTCATGGCTTGGACAAGCCGCTCGTTGAACGTTATTTCACTTGGGCTGAAAATACGCTCAAAGGTGATCTCGGATTGTCATTGCAGCACAAACAGCCAGTCACCACGGTCCTTAACCGTTATATGTGGAACTCCTTTTTGATTGCCGCTATCGTGCTTGTGCTCAGTTGGGCTATTGCGATTGTAGTCGGCGTTTTTGCCGCGATCAAGCAGCACTCTTTCTTTGACGGCATGGTTACGCTGCTCGTCTTTGCGCTGATGTCGCTTCCGTCGTTCTTTGTCGGGTTATATGCCATCAAAGTGTTTGCCGTCGATTTGGCATGGGCGCCGGTCGGCGGAATGTACACATCAGGCAGCAATGCGACAGGGTTCGCGCGCTTCTGGGATCTGCTGCAGCACTTGGCGTTGCCTGTTGCTGTGCTGACGGCACTGAGCGTCGGCAGCTTGACCCGTTATTTCCGGACGAGCATGCTGGACGTTATCCGTCAGGACTTCATTCGGACCGCCCGCGCCAAAGGGTTGAAAGAACGCACCGTCATCTTCAAGCACGCGCTGCGGAACGCTCTGCTTCCTGCAATTACGCTGCTTGGGATCGAATTGCCAGGGTTGTTCTCCGGGGCCATTATTACGGAGAAAATCTTCAACTGGCCTGGTGTCGGCCGCATTAACTTGGACGCAATCAATGCCCGTGACTACTTCCTGTTGATGGGCTTCACGATGTTCCTGGCTCTGCTGACGATGCTGGGGAATTTCTTAGCAGATTTACTTTACAGAGTCGCCGACCCTCGTGTCCGGATGAAGTAGAAAGGGGAGTTATTTGTGTCTCAAACGGTAGCTGAATCCGTTAAAGGAGCTAATGTGCGCCAGGCCAAACCGGCTTCCCCGTGGAAGCTGGCATTTAAACAACTGCTGAAAAACAAATTCGCGGTCACGGGAGCAATCGTCGTTATACTTATGTTTATCATCTGCTTCCTGGGACCGGTTGTGTCTCCTTATTCGTTGGAGACGATGAATATCAAGAACGGCAACAAGCCGCCTAACGCCGCACATTGGCTCGGCACGGACAATCTGGGCCGCGACATTCTGCTGCGCGTCATGCTGGCGGGCCAAGTCTCTCTGCTCGTAGGCCTCGTCGCCATGGCTATCTCCGTGACGCTGGGCAGCTTGATGGGCGCGCTTGCCGGTTACTATCGCGGATGGGTAGATACAGTTATTATGCGTCTTGCCGACATTATGATGTCGATTCCAAGCTTGCCATTGCTGATTATTCTCGGCGCGATCTTGTCCGATATGAAGGTTCCGCCGGAGCAGCGGATATATCTCG
Proteins encoded in this region:
- the opp4C gene encoding oligopeptide ABC transporter permease — protein: MSQTVAESVKGANVRQAKPASPWKLAFKQLLKNKFAVTGAIVVILMFIICFLGPVVSPYSLETMNIKNGNKPPNAAHWLGTDNLGRDILLRVMLAGQVSLLVGLVAMAISVTLGSLMGALAGYYRGWVDTVIMRLADIMMSIPSLPLLIILGAILSDMKVPPEQRIYLVMFLLGFMAWPNLSRLVRGQILMLREQEFMQAAEVLGLRDRRKIFRHLLPNTVPIIIVVATLLVGSSILYESVLSYLGLGVVPPTPSWGNMISAANNMIEFKKRPWLWIPPGVCIFLTVIAINIIGDALRDVLDPKMKR
- a CDS encoding ABC transporter permease, with protein sequence MKQYALRRLLQLIPTVIGVSILLFAVFAMAPGNFIDSNPTLSKERAAELKAIHGLDKPLVERYFTWAENTLKGDLGLSLQHKQPVTTVLNRYMWNSFLIAAIVLVLSWAIAIVVGVFAAIKQHSFFDGMVTLLVFALMSLPSFFVGLYAIKVFAVDLAWAPVGGMYTSGSNATGFARFWDLLQHLALPVAVLTALSVGSLTRYFRTSMLDVIRQDFIRTARAKGLKERTVIFKHALRNALLPAITLLGIELPGLFSGAIITEKIFNWPGVGRINLDAINARDYFLLMGFTMFLALLTMLGNFLADLLYRVADPRVRMK